One Deinococcus aestuarii genomic window, AACCCCCATGTGCTGCTGACACGTGGGGGTCACCGAAAGGTGGTGATCACTCTGGGACACAAGAAGCATACCAGAAACCGTAATAAGCGGCAAGACAAGTTCAAACGCTGGGCGAGACTCCTGGCGGTATGGACCGCGTTCTTGACCGCCCTCGCGGCCCTGGTCACTGCCCTTGCAGAGCTGATCCACTCGCTGGGAAAGCTCCTGCCCTGATTTAAACCTCTGGGCGCCTGCCCAGCGCGTCACCGTGTTCGTCTGGACTCCCCCGCCGTGAGGTGGGGGTTCTTCTCTGTGGCATCCGGTGAAGAGAGGGTCAACGTGCCCCGCCGACCCCTCTTCCCTCCAGCCTCACCCGCCCACGTGGACGACGGGTCGCCGGTCGGCGTTCTCCTCGGCGCGGCGCAGCACCTCGTGGGTGAGGGGCGGGATGTCGCCCTCGCCCGCGAGGAGGAAGCGCAGGGCGTTTCCGGCAGGGCCCTTTTCGCTCCACTCGAAGTAGACGTGGGGGGGCACGCCCGTCAGGTCGCGCACGTGCAGCAGCACGGCGGCGATGGTGTTCGGCACCGAGTTGCCCCGGGCGCGCAGGATGGCGTGGCGGCCCACGCTCACCCCACTCACCGTCACGGCGTCGCTGAAGTTGCTGGGGTCGGTGACCTCGACCTCCAGAAAGAGGGCCGGTTCGCGCTGCGGGAGATGGGTGTCGAGCCGCACCTCCAGCTCCTTGAGGCGGTACTCGGTGGTGTCCCCGGCGTTCAGGCGGTTGGCAATGAAGCGCGCCGGGAGGCCCCGCCCCGCCGTCTCGCGCAGCAGCCGCGCAGCCTCCGGGTCGAGGCTGACCTGCTGCACCCGCAGTTCCGTCGCGCGGCTCACCCGCGAGGCCACGCTGAACACGAGGATCGCCGCGATGAAGAGGACCGCGATGTACAGGCCCTCGGGGCGGCCCGTCACCGTCACCACGCTGGTGTAGATGAACAAGACGCTGATCAGGGCGAAGGCGAGCGTGGTGCCCCGGTGCCCCCGGCGCCACTCGGTGAGGAAGACCGCGACCGCCGCCGAGGTCATCAGGGCGAGCACGCCCGTCGCGTACGCCCCCGCCTGCGCGTCCACGTTCGCCCGGAAGGCCAGGGTCACGAGAAAACTCACCGCCGTGAAGATCACGACGAGGGGCCGGGTCGCGCGCGCCCAGTCGGGGGCCATGCCGTAGCGCGGCAGGTACCGGGGCACGATGTTGAGAAGCCCCGCCATCGCCGATGCGCCCGCAAACCACAGGATCAGGATGGTGGAGAGATCGTACAGGCTCCCGAACGCCTCGCCCAGCCGCGCGTGCGCGAGGTAGGCCAGGGCCCGCCCGTTCGCCTCGCCCGCGGGCTTCTGCACCGTCACCGCGTCCGACGCCGTGGCGGGGGTGGGCGTGACCGTCACCGTGAGGGGCACCGGGCCGCCCACCGTCCGGGCCCCGACCGTGAAGGTGCCCGTGCGCCCGGCGGGCAGGTTGAGGGTGTACAGCTCGTGGGGGTCGCGCGGGTCGTCGAGGGGCACGTTGACGGCGGCGCGGCCCGCGCTGAGGTCGGCGGCGTTCACGTTGCGGGTATAGGTGACGGCGGGCCAGAACTGGGCGCGGGGAATGAGCAGCGTCGTCACGAGCGCCGAGCCGAGCAGCATCACGCTCATGAGGAGGGCGGCGGTCGTCAGGAGCTGTTGCGCGTTGCGGACGCGCCCGGCGAGCCTCGCCCGCGCGTCTCCCTGGCCGCCCCGGATCAGCGGCATGACGACCACGCCCGTCTCGAAGCCGCTCAGGCCCAGCGCCAGCCGGGGAAAGACGAGGAGGGCCGCGCCGATCAATGCCAGCGGCGAGAGGTAGGTCTGCGAGAGCCCCGTCCACCAGTCACCCACCAGGGTAGGGTGCGCGAACACGTCGAGGGCGCCCCGTCCGATCACGACCGCGCTCAGGCCGATATAGAGCACCACCAGCCCCACCGCGATCCCGATGGCCTCCCCAAAGCCCTTGAGAAACACCGCCCCCAGCAGCGCGATCAGCCCCAGGGTGATCGGAAGCTGCCCGCCCTGCACCAAGGGCCTGAGCCACGGATTCTCGATGACGTGGGCGGAGGCGTCGGCCGCCGACAGCGTGATGGTGATGACAAAGCCCGTCGCCACGAAGCCGATCAAGGCGAGCACGAGCAGCTTGCTCGGCCAGTACGCCAGGAGCCGTTCGAGCATGGAGATCGAGCCGTCGCCGTGCGGGCTCTCCTGCGCGACCCGGCGGTACATGGGCAGCGCCCCGAAGAGCGTCACGAGCACGAGGACGAGCGTGGCGACCGGCGAGAGCGCCCCCGCCGCGAGCGCCGCGATGCCCGGCTGGTAGCCCAGGGTCGAGAAGTAGTCCACGCCTGTCAGGCACATGACCTTCCACCAGGGGTGCTTGTGCCGCTGTTCCTTGGCGCTGCGCTCGTCCTCGTAAAAGCCCTCGCGCTCGGGGGGGTCGGTTTCCAGAAACCAGCGGGTGAAGGGGCCGCGGGGCCGCACGGACGACATGGCGGCAGCTTACTCCCGTGCCGGGCGGGGAGACTCTTCCCTGGGCTCCCCTCGGGGGAAGGGGGCGTGGGGTGGCCCCAGCCTGATTCCAGGTGGAATGTCCGGCCGTGGCCGACCTGCCATAGGAAGGTCGCCCGAGCCGACTTCCGACGCGAGGGGGGTGGCGGCCCGCTTGTCCCCTCTCCCCTTACCCTGTTCTCCATGCCCCCTGCGCTCGAATGCCTCGCTCCCGGCGTTCACTTTCTGCCCGGGGCGGTGAACAGCGTCGTCCTCGAAGACCGCCGGGGCGGCGCTCTGCTGGTGGACACCGGCCTCGACGAGTCGCACGCGCGCCGGCTGCTCAGGGCGCTGGGCGAAGCGGGCCTCACGCCCACCGGCATCCTGAACACCCACAGCCACGCCGACCACCACGGGGGCAACGCGGGCCTGCTGAAACGCTTCCCGGACCTCAAGGTCTTCGCCCCGCCGCTGGAAGAGGCGATCATCACGCACCCGGTCCTCGAACCCCTCTCCCTCTTCGGCGCCCGGCCCCCGCGCGACCTCCAGACGAAGTTCCTCCTCGCGCCGCCGAGTCCCGCGCGGCTCGCCCCGGAGCCGGGCCTCGCGCGCATCGGCGGGGTGGACCTGGAGCTGATCGAGGTGGCGGGTCACGCCAGCATGATGTTCGCCGTGCGGGTGGGCGAGGTGCTCTACGCCGCCGACGCGCTGTTCGGCCCGGAGTCGCTGCAAAAGCACCCCCTGACCTTCTGCGCCGATTCCCGCTTGCAGAAGGAGGCCGCCGCGCGGCTGGGCGAGCTGGAGGGCGTGCGTGCCGTGCTGCCGGGGCACGGGGGGCCGACGGCGGACCTCGCCGGACTCGTGGCGGCCAACCTCGCCGCGTACGGGCGGACCACGGCGGCGGTGCTGGAGGCCGTGCGGGGGGGAGCCGCGCCCGTGGACGAGCTGCTCGCCCGGGTGTGTGACGTGCTGGGGGTCCACATGACGAACGCGGGGGCCGTGGTGCTCAACCGCGCCACCCTGAGCGCGCACCTCACCGAGCTGCTGGAGCGCGGCGAGGTGGCGATGGGGGTGGAGGGCAACCGGCTGCTGTTTTTCCCCGTCGGCTGAGCGTGAAGGAATGGCTTAGGAGGCGTGGGGGGGAGGGAGGGTAGGTTGGGCCCATGACCAGGAAGAGCACCTCGAAGCGGAGCACCAAGGCCGGGCAGGACCAGGACGTGCAGGCCGGGATGACCCAGCCACAGGCCGACGCAGGGCAGGATGGGGGCGCGCAGGGCGTCATGCCCGAGGGCGAGGCCAAGGCCGACGCCGCGCACCTGAACACGGTGAACAACCGGCTGGTGGACCACAGCTACCTCTCGGAGGAGGAGTTCGGCACCGTCTCCGAGACGTTGCAGCGCAACCTGGCGACCACGATCAGCCTGTACCTGAAGTTCAAGAAGTACCACTGGGACATCCGGGGCCGCTTCTTCCGCGACCTGCACCTCGCCTACGACGAGTTCATCGAGGAGATCTTCGGCGGCATCGACGAGCAGGCCGAGCGTCTCGTCGCGCTGGGGGGCAGTCCGGTCGCGGCGCCCGAGGACATTGCCCGCTTCAGCCTGATCCGGGTGCCCACCGAGACCGTGCGCGACGCCCGGACCCAGGTCGAGGACCTCGTGGCCGACCTCACCCGCGTCTCGCGCGGCTACCGCGACGACTCCAAGACGGTGGACGACGCCAACGACCCCGCCACCGCCGACCTCTACAACGGCTACGCGGCCACCACCGACAAGATCCGCTGGATGCTCCAGGCGATGATGGACGACGACCGCATGAACTGAGGGCCGGGCCGGGGGAGGCCACTGGGAATGCCCGGTGGCCTCTTTCCTGAGGAGGCGGGCGGTGGGAAAGAAATTCGACTACACCCTCAACTACGCCGAACTCGACCTGCGGGCGCACCCCGAACTCTACCGGGTGGGCGTGGGCGAGCAGGGCGTCTTGCTCGTGCAGCCGTACAAGTCGGAGATCCTGCCCCACTGGCGCTTCGCCACCCCCGACGCCGCGCGGGCGAGCAGCGAGACGATCTTTGCGATGTTCCTCGGCTATCTCGCCCGGGGCGACTTCGTGGGGGCCGACATGGCGCGCAAGTTCCTCCAGATGGGCTTTACCCGCTCGCGGCGCTACGCCAACCACAAGGGCGGCAAGAAGTACGACGGCCCCGTCCCCGACGACCAGAAGGGCCGCAGCGGGGCGCATGGCCGCGCCGAGTTGCCCCGCTCGCCCGAGGACCCCGTGAAGGCCGAGTCCGCCCGCATCTTCAAGGCGAAGTGGGACGAGGCGGAGGCGAACCCCGAGTACGCGCGGCTCAAAAAGGAGCACCGGGCGCGGTACGGGTGAGGGCGTGGGCCGTTGTGCCGCCCCACGCCCACGCCCGCATCGTTGGTCGTTGGCCGCCTATCACGCCTTCTTGCCCGCCTCACCGCCCGTGAGGCGGCTGTTTTGTTGCCCCCCCGGCCGTCCCTCTCCCAGCGCGGCGAGGTCGGTGGGTGTGTTCACGTTCCGCAGGGCACCCGGCGCGGCGGCCTCAACGACCTCGAAGGGGACGAGCACGCTGCTCCGCCCGTCCGGCGCGGCCCGCAACCGCCGTTCCCCCGCGCCGAGCCGCGCCGTGACGTGGGGCTGCCGGTCGGTGTGGTACAGCGCGGCGAGGGGCTGCGGGCGTCCTTCCTCGTCCAGGGCGAGGACGGCCTGGGCCCCCGGCGTGCGCGCGGCGGCGAGCGCGGCCCAGTAGGCGGGCGTGAGGCGGGGCATGTCCACCCCCGCGAAGGCGACCCAGCCCGCGCCCCGCTCGGCCCCGGCGGCGTGCAGGGCGGCCTCCAGCGCGGCCAGCGGACCCTCGCCGGGCCGGGTGTCGGGCACTCCCCTCCAGCCCGGCAACTCGTACCGCCCGGGCGGGGCGACGAGGAGCCGCAGCGGGCACCCCTCCAGGCTGGCGGCGACGTGGTGGAGGAGGGGACGGCCCTCCAGGAGCGCACGGGCCTTGTCGCTCCCGAAGCGGCTGGACCGCCCGCCCGCCGTAATGGCCCCCGTGAACTCAAAAGGCCCGTCCGTCACCGTTCGAGTTTGCGCAGCGCCCAGGCGACGAGGCGCGGCGCGGGGCGGCCGTAGGGCGGGTACATGAAGCGCACCGGGCTGGCCGGGGGCTCGCGCAGCACCGCCCGCTCGTGGCTGAAGGTGCGGAAGCCGTACTCGCCGTGGTACCGCCCGCTCCCGCTCGCGCCCACCCCGCCGAAGGGCAGGTAGGGACTGCTCAGGTGGATGACCGTCCCGTTCACGACCAGCCCGCCGCTCGTCGTCTCGCGGGTGATGCGCTCCACCGCCGCCTTGTCCCGCGCGAAGGCATACAGCGCGAGCGGCGGGTCGAGGCGGCGCACCAGGGCCAGCGCCTGGTCGAGGGTG contains:
- a CDS encoding APC family permease; this translates as MSSVRPRGPFTRWFLETDPPEREGFYEDERSAKEQRHKHPWWKVMCLTGVDYFSTLGYQPGIAALAAGALSPVATLVLVLVTLFGALPMYRRVAQESPHGDGSISMLERLLAYWPSKLLVLALIGFVATGFVITITLSAADASAHVIENPWLRPLVQGGQLPITLGLIALLGAVFLKGFGEAIGIAVGLVVLYIGLSAVVIGRGALDVFAHPTLVGDWWTGLSQTYLSPLALIGAALLVFPRLALGLSGFETGVVVMPLIRGGQGDARARLAGRVRNAQQLLTTAALLMSVMLLGSALVTTLLIPRAQFWPAVTYTRNVNAADLSAGRAAVNVPLDDPRDPHELYTLNLPAGRTGTFTVGARTVGGPVPLTVTVTPTPATASDAVTVQKPAGEANGRALAYLAHARLGEAFGSLYDLSTILILWFAGASAMAGLLNIVPRYLPRYGMAPDWARATRPLVVIFTAVSFLVTLAFRANVDAQAGAYATGVLALMTSAAVAVFLTEWRRGHRGTTLAFALISVLFIYTSVVTVTGRPEGLYIAVLFIAAILVFSVASRVSRATELRVQQVSLDPEAARLLRETAGRGLPARFIANRLNAGDTTEYRLKELEVRLDTHLPQREPALFLEVEVTDPSNFSDAVTVSGVSVGRHAILRARGNSVPNTIAAVLLHVRDLTGVPPHVYFEWSEKGPAGNALRFLLAGEGDIPPLTHEVLRRAEENADRRPVVHVGG
- a CDS encoding MBL fold metallo-hydrolase, whose product is MPPALECLAPGVHFLPGAVNSVVLEDRRGGALLVDTGLDESHARRLLRALGEAGLTPTGILNTHSHADHHGGNAGLLKRFPDLKVFAPPLEEAIITHPVLEPLSLFGARPPRDLQTKFLLAPPSPARLAPEPGLARIGGVDLELIEVAGHASMMFAVRVGEVLYAADALFGPESLQKHPLTFCADSRLQKEAAARLGELEGVRAVLPGHGGPTADLAGLVAANLAAYGRTTAAVLEAVRGGAAPVDELLARVCDVLGVHMTNAGAVVLNRATLSAHLTELLERGEVAMGVEGNRLLFFPVG
- a CDS encoding Dps family protein — encoded protein: MTRKSTSKRSTKAGQDQDVQAGMTQPQADAGQDGGAQGVMPEGEAKADAAHLNTVNNRLVDHSYLSEEEFGTVSETLQRNLATTISLYLKFKKYHWDIRGRFFRDLHLAYDEFIEEIFGGIDEQAERLVALGGSPVAAPEDIARFSLIRVPTETVRDARTQVEDLVADLTRVSRGYRDDSKTVDDANDPATADLYNGYAATTDKIRWMLQAMMDDDRMN
- a CDS encoding DUF4385 domain-containing protein; translation: MGKKFDYTLNYAELDLRAHPELYRVGVGEQGVLLVQPYKSEILPHWRFATPDAARASSETIFAMFLGYLARGDFVGADMARKFLQMGFTRSRRYANHKGGKKYDGPVPDDQKGRSGAHGRAELPRSPEDPVKAESARIFKAKWDEAEANPEYARLKKEHRARYG
- the mobA gene encoding molybdenum cofactor guanylyltransferase — its product is MTDGPFEFTGAITAGGRSSRFGSDKARALLEGRPLLHHVAASLEGCPLRLLVAPPGRYELPGWRGVPDTRPGEGPLAALEAALHAAGAERGAGWVAFAGVDMPRLTPAYWAALAAARTPGAQAVLALDEEGRPQPLAALYHTDRQPHVTARLGAGERRLRAAPDGRSSVLVPFEVVEAAAPGALRNVNTPTDLAALGEGRPGGQQNSRLTGGEAGKKA